A stretch of Mesoplodon densirostris isolate mMesDen1 chromosome 9, mMesDen1 primary haplotype, whole genome shotgun sequence DNA encodes these proteins:
- the ARL4A gene encoding ADP-ribosylation factor-like protein 4A: MGNGLSDQTSILSSLPSFQSFHIVILGLDSAGKTTVLYRLQFNEFVNTVPTKGFNTEKIKVTLGNSKTVTFHFWDVGGQEKLRPLWKSYTRCTDGIVFVVDSVDVERMEEAKTELHKITRISENQGVPVLIVANKQDLRNSLSLSEIEKLLAMGELSSSTPWHLQPTCAIIGDGLKEGLEKLHDMIIKRRKMLRQQKKKR, from the coding sequence ATGGGGAATGGACTGTCAGACCAGACTTCTATCCTGTCCAGCCTGCCTTCATTTCAGTCCTTCCACATTGTCATTCTGGGTTTGGACTCTGCTGGAAAGACAACTGTGTTATACAGGCTGCAGTTCAATGAATTTGTAAATACCGTACCTACCAAAGGATTTAACACGGAAAAAATTAAGGTAACCTTGGGAAATTCTAAAACAGTCACTTTTCACTTCTGGGATGTAGGTGGTCAGGAGAAATTAAGGCCACTGTGGAAGTCATATACCAGATGCACAGATGGCATTGTGTTTGTTGTGGACTCTGTTGATGTTGAAAGGATGGAAGAAGCCAAAACTGAACTTCATAAAATAACTAGGATATCAGAAAATCAAGGAGTCCCTGTGCTAATAGTTGCTAACAAACAAGACCTGAGGAACTCATTGTCTCTCTCAGAAATTGAGAAATTGTTAGCAATGGGTGAACTGAGCTCATCAACTCCCTGGCATTTGCAGCCCACCTGTGCGATCATAGGCGATGGACTGAAGGAAGGACTTGAGAAACTACATGATATgataattaaaagaagaaaaatgttgcggcagcagaagaagaaaagatga